GAGCCGGGGAATGCCCAGCGCCGCGGCCGCCTCCAGCTGACCGTGGTCGACGGAGAGTACGCCGCCCCGGACGATCTCCGCGGCGTACGCCGCCTGGTGCAGGGTCAGCCCGATGAGGGCGGCGCCCATGGTGCCGATGAGGGCGTTGCTGTCGACGGACCAGAACACCGGGCCGAAGGGGATGCCGACGCCCAACTCCTCGTACAGCGCACTGAGGTTGAACCAGAACACCAGCTGGACGATCATCGGGATCGACCGGAAGATCCAGATGTAGGTCCAGGCGACGGTCGACAGCACCGGACTGCGGGACAGTCGCATGAAGGCGATCACGGTGCCGAGGAGGAAGCCTAGGACGGTGGCGTAGGCGGTGAGCTGGAGGGTCACCCACACCGCCTGGACGATCGCCTCGGAGAAGACGTAGTCACGGAAGACGTGCCACTCCCAGACGGGGCTGGTGGCCAGGCCGTGGGTGAACTGGGCGACCAGCACGATCACGGCGACGCCGGCGGCCCAGCGGGCGTGGTGGCGGGCGGGTACGACCTTCAACTCTACTGGGCGCTCGGCCCGTTGGGTGATCGATTCGGTGAGGGTGTCGCTGCTCATGGGTGGTCACCTGTGCTCGGGCGGGTTGATCCGCGACGCGTCGATCGCGGAGGCGGAGGTGCCCCACTTCGCGAGGATCCGGGCGTAAGTGCCGTTCCCGATCAGCTCGTTGACGGCCGCCTGGAAGGCCTTGGTGAGTGGGGAGCCCTTCTTGAAG
Above is a window of Streptomyces sp. DT2A-34 DNA encoding:
- a CDS encoding amino acid ABC transporter permease translates to MSSDTLTESITQRAERPVELKVVPARHHARWAAGVAVIVLVAQFTHGLATSPVWEWHVFRDYVFSEAIVQAVWVTLQLTAYATVLGFLLGTVIAFMRLSRSPVLSTVAWTYIWIFRSIPMIVQLVFWFNLSALYEELGVGIPFGPVFWSVDSNALIGTMGAALIGLTLHQAAYAAEIVRGGVLSVDHGQLEAAAALGIPRLRQIRRIVLPQAMRAILPTAGNEIIGLLKGTSVVYVMSIGELFYQVQVIYGRNGRVIPLLLVATAWYVLLTSLLSVAQYYVERRYARGADRTPPPTPLQRARRFVTKESS